The Candidatus Bathyarchaeota archaeon genome contains the following window.
CCATAATAGATTGGTGGCGCTACCAAGGCACAACCTGACTTCTCGGCTGCTCTCAGAGATAGCCAAAAGGCATCGTAGGCATCTGTGTCTAAGGGCAGGTGCGGACCGTGTTGCTCGCAGCTTCCAACTGGAATCACCACTACGTCATGATTTGATAAGAAGTCTTTGATGTCCGGCCAGGTCAGTTCGCCTAGGTAAAACCTTTGCGTCTTCATAAGTTTCTTCTCCTAGAAGGATTCATAATGGATTATTTCCCCCTTAGACCGTTTTGGTGGAGCCTGCGGTTTCTCAGCCGGGTGTCCAACCGGAATTATTGCGACAGGTCTCATACCAGTAGGCGTGTTCAACGCTTTTTTAACTCCCTCCTCGTGGAATGCACCGATCCAGCAAGTTCCAAGCCCTAAGGCATAGGCGGTCAGCAAAATGTTTTGTGTGGCAGCTGCCGTGTCTTGTAGGCAATAAAGGGTTCTTCCCCGTTGGTCGTATCTCCTGCCAGATCGCGCCTCATTGGCACAAACGACGATAACTACCGGCGCTTCTTCGATAAACCTTTGGTCCAGTGCAGCTGTTGATAACCTTCGCTTTGTCCCAGCATCTCTCACGATGACGAATTCCCAAGGTTGAATGTTTCCAGCCGACGGCGCCCACGTTGCAGCATCTATCAGTTTCTCAATATTCTCTTCTGAAACTTCCTCGTTTGTATAGGCTCTGATGCTCCTCCTCTGTCTAATCGCCTCAAGCACATCCAAGATTTTTGCCTCATGCTATTCGAACCGCTGTTTCAACAACTATTCCGTTTTTCGTTATGTTGAAAGGAATCAGCTTCTGTACATAAACTGTCTTTCTCATGTTCTTTGTTCGTATTCGTCTGCTGGTCCCACGGGCAGTTTTTTGTGCGATTAATTCGATTACTCCATCGGCTAAGTGTTGCATGGTTATCTCCGTTTGCGGATCATGCATCCCTTGTGTGAGTAGTAGAAAGTGAATTCCACCGTGTTTTCGTGCATTGTCTAAAAGCGACTCCACCATGTTAAGGACCAGATTGTGCTTTTGGGTCAAAAGAATGTAAGACAGCGAATCAATAACGGTCCAGCATCCCTGCCCGATTCTCATGCTTATTTCTTTTTGAAGAATTTGAAGAGCTTTCGAAGTGTGAATGTCGATAAAGGTCCAGTGGTCAGCCTTTAAGCGTGAAACGTCCCAGCCGAAGGTTTTGAAATCTTCTGTTGTGATTTCAGGCGGCCTAAAGGTTGTGAAATACGCAACCTTCCCTTCTTTCAGTGCATGTTGATACATAATTTGTTGGGTAAGGATGTCGTTTCCGGAGCCCGGTTCTCCCAGCATTAGGATGACGCTTTTGTCAGGAAGACCGCCTCCAAGCGTTTCATCTAACAGTTGTATCCGTGTTTTAATCAGTTTCATGGCATTTTCCAGCTTTATCATGTGTTATAGTTATCAAGCAATATATTTTTTCCAAGCTAGGTACTCTCGCTATGATAAATCTGTGTCTTCCACAAACACGTTTGTCATAAACAAACAGCGATTGGTTGCGGAAGTATGGAAGTCTTATTGCTACGAGTTTATGGTAGAAGTCTAACTAGACTCATAACCAATTTGGCTCGGATGACTGATACGAGAATCTGTGGAGCCAAGGGCCGTGATACTTGACTGGCGATCGATTCTTGTTTTAAACGTAATACCAGCAAAAAAAGTTATCTATTTGGAGCTAATTTAAACAAAAGTGCTCATAATGTTTGGAGAGGTAAATCATGTCTTGTACAGTTGTAGTTTGCGGTTTCTTCGGGGACACGGGTAAAGGAAAAGTCATTTCGTATCTTTCGTTGAAGGATAAAATAACAGTAACTGCCAGAGCAGGCGTTGGTCCCAACGCAGGTCACACAGTTGTCTATGAAGGAAAAGAGTACAAGCTAAGAATGCTTCCAAGCGCCTTCGTCTACAATGAATGCCGATTATTAATTGGCCCAGGTGTCCTAGTAAACCCAGAAATTCTTCTAAACGAGATACAGCTAACCAAGTCCGAGGACAGAGTCGGCGTTGACAGACAATGTGCAGTCATCGAATCAAGGCACATTGAAGCCGATAAAAAAGGGGAACTTGCTAAAAAAATAAAAACAACAGGGTCGGGATCAGGCCCATGCAACGCGGAGAGAGCGTTAAGAACCGTTAAATTAACTCGTGACTTGCCGGCGCTTGAGAGATTTTTGACAGATGTCCCTGCAGAAGTAAACCGTGCAATCGACGAAGGAAAGAATGTTCTAATTGAAGGAACCCAGGGAACATATCTTTCCCTTTTTCATGGAACCTACCCTTACTGCACCTCCAAGGACGTAACGGCCTCAGCTGCGTGTTCAGATGTTGGCGTTGGACCAACGAAGGTTAACGATGTTATTCTTGTATTCAAAGCGTACACAACTAGGGTTGGGGCAGGTCCGCTTCAAGGCGAACTGTCATGGGAGGAAGCAGAGAAGAGAGGATGGGCTGAGGTTGCCACGGTGACTGGTAGACGGCGACGAGCAGCGCCATTCGATTATGAACTTGCAAAGAGGGCGGTGATGTTAAATGGAGCAACGCAAGCCGCCATAACGAAAATTGATATATTGTTTCCAGAGTGCAAAGGAGTTAAATCCTATGAAGAGCTTTCACAAAAATCAAAAAACTTCATCGAGAACGTTGAAAAGGAAATCAAAGTGCCGGTGACGCTTGTTGGAACGGGACCTGGCACTAGGGAAATCGTGGATAGAAGGGCTTAGCTCGATTACGTTTCAGTCAAGGTTCAAATTTAACAAAGATATAAAATGGCGTTGGAACACTAGAGAATATTCGACGATATCTGTTGAAACCGAGGATTTCGTGACGGCGGAGGACTGTTTGATTGAAAGTTGGGGAAAGGAAATCAGGCAGAAAAATCGATTTAGGCGATTCTGCTTTCACAAAATTTCTTGATTCTCTTTCTTCCAAGCCTATTATCCGATACATGGTTTACTCGTGCGCCGTGGTTTCATTTTTCGGGTTGATCTTAATTCCGCCGATTCTTGGTATACTTCTCAAATGGAATACGATGGGACAAATTTTTGAAAATCCTGATTTGATGTCTAGAGCAACGACGGCAATTTCCTCGTCCTTTGCGATAGCTATCTTTGTTTCACTAATAGACTTGGCTGCTGGTTTGCCGCTGGCTTGGTTTATCACAAGAGGTAGATCCAGATGGCTAAATGTTCTCGATACATTCACGGACATTCCTTTTGTCGTACCTACAGTGACTCTTGGCTATTCGTTGCTGTTGTTCTGGAGTGGGCCAGAGGGTGTTTCTTCACTGTTTGAGGGTAGTCTTGTGTCACCTGGTTGGTTGCTAATCATTTTGCTTCATTTCACGTTTTCTTTTCCCGTTGTAGTTAGGGTGATGGTAGGAGGGCTTCTTGATTATGAGCGAACGTATGAGGAAGCTGCTAGAACTCTGGGTGCAGCACCATTAACTGCCGATAGAACGATTACGCTTCCTATCCTAAAACCGTCATTAATAGCGTCCTTCACATTGGCGTTTGCAAGGTCGATTTCTGAAACGGGGGCTACTATGATGGTTGCGGGGGCATTTGAAAATGGGCCAGTTTTAATTAATAACCTTAAAACCGCCGGTGAAACGGGTTATGAAGGAGCGTTGGTTTTCGTCAGCTTCATCTTAATAGCAGTTTCTTGCCTGATGTTTTTAGTTATTAGGCTACTGGGTACAAGACTAAAAATACCCCTTAAGACGATTCGACCGGCGATTGAGAGAAAACTGAGTGACCCTAGTGTAGTAACCTTGAGAAACGGCGTCACGCTTTTGATATTTCTTGTTCTTGTTCTCATTCCATCGCTTTTCGTGGCTCTTCCAGCGATACAAGCCATCTCAGACGGCACAATAAACCAAGCAATAACCGCTACAGGTGTGTGGGAAGGATACTGGCAAAGTCTTGGTTTATCCTATTTTGTAGGAACCGTCGCCACCATATTAAATGTTATACTTGGTTTGCCGATGGCAGTTCTCATCGCAAGAAGAAGAATTGGAACGTTATCTTCAACAATTCTAGACGTACTGGTCAACGTTCCCATGATAGTCCCCTCTATTGCACTCGGGATCTCTCTCAGCTTTTTCTGGAAAAACTTCGCCTTTTTCCCTGAAATTTGGCTACTGATTCTAGTACACATGTCGATTACTTATCCCTACTTCGTGAGGTCAGCAGCATCTGCGGTTGAAAGAATTAGCATAGACCTCGAAGAAGCCGCCAGAACTCTTGGTAGCCGACCATTCACCGTGTTTAGGACAATCATTTTGCCTTTAACAAAATACTCTTTGTTGGCAGGTGCAATCATGGTGTTTACGAGGAGTATAAGCGAGACTGGCGCCACTTTGGCCGTGGTAACTGAGCTACAGACTGTTCCAGTTCTATTGGTTAGTTGGGTTAAGCTAGGAATGTCGCCTTCAGAAATCGGTCTAGGCTGTGGCTTTCTGATTGTGTTGTCATTCATAATCTTATTAATCTTAAGACTCGTAGCTAGAGGGCATCAGCATGCTTAAAATATCCAGCGTAGTTGAATCATACTACTATAATTACACACGAGCTTACGGAGGCTCAAGTTAGATGCCAGAAGTTCAACTAGTGAACGTTACCAAGACGTTTGAAAAAGGCAAAATCGTTGCAGTGGATGACGTAAGCTTTCGTGTTCAAGATAAAGAATATTTTTCCCTTATTGGTCCAAGCGGATGTGGCAAGACCACTCTGCTCAGAATTGTTGCTGGTTTAGTTCAACCAGACGAAGGCGAAATTCACATTGAAAATAAGCTTGTAAACCCCATTCCGCCCGAAGACAGGTGTATTGGCTTCGTTTTCCAAACCTATGCACTCTTTCCTCACATGAATGTTTGGGACAACGTAACCTATGGCCCAAGAGTGAAGGCATGGGGAAACAAAGAAAGAACAAGAATTGGACGCGAAATGTTGGAGATGGTTAGGCTCTATGAACGTTTGGATGCCTTACCGTCTGAGCTGAGCGGTGGAATGATGCAGAGAGTTGCCTTGGCCAGAGCGTTGGCCGCAGGTGCTAAATTATTATTGTTAGATGAGCCACTAGGCGCCTTGGACGCTAAGATCAGGTTTGAGTTAAGGTACGAATTGAGAAAGTTTGTGAAAGACCTTGGATTGACTGCCATACACGTTACTCATGATCAAGGAGAGGCCATGGCCATTTCGGACAGAATCGCGGTGATGAGGAAGGGAAAGATTTTGCAGGTTGGAACCCCTCAAGAACTGTATATGAAGCCACAACATATTTTTGTAGCTCATTTCATCGGAGAATCAAACTTCCTTGAAGGCTACATCACTGAGGTAGACAAGAATGGGTCACTTGTCAAGTTGCGGGGAAGATTAACCGTTCATGTTTCCGACAAGACGAAAAACAAGGGTGAAAGAGTTGTCTTGATGGTTAGGCCAGAAACGTTCAAGATGGAAGAAGGACGAAAAAAGAGAGTTAATTCGATGTTTGGTCACATTGAAAAGTTTAGGTTTGAAGGAACAAACATACGATATGAAGTCATACTTGAAAACGAAGACAGGATAGCAATCATCCGTCCTACGTTGATAGGAGAATGGTTCAACGTAGGTGACAAAGTTACTGTCAGTTTTTCCCCTAACAAAAGTTATATTTTCACCTATCCAAGCAAAGGGTTAAGGGAGGAGCTGACGCTTGAGTGAACTACTAAAATGGTTTGAAAAAAGAAGAGAAGAAAAGGTATTAACAATGACGCAGCAGCATCTGGCCATGACTATGAGCATTGCTGAAGACTTGGAAAGAGCTGTAAAAGCAGCAACAAGCAACGATGAAAAAAGAAAGAAACTATGCATAAATCGAGTGGCAGAGGCTGAAAAAGAAGCTGACAAGCTAAGAAGAGAAATAATGGACGAATTGGCCCGAGGAGAACTATCACCAACAGACAGAGAAGACCTCATGCACCTCGTGAAAAGAGTGGATATGGTAGCAGATTGGAGTCGCGAATCCACTCGCATACTCAACGTCATTCCAATGGAGAAAGTGCCAGAAAACCTGAAGAAAGCACTTGAGGCGGCAGATCAGGTTGAAAGACAAGAGGAGAAAGTAGACGATCTCTATGAAAACGCTAGATTGCTGTTGGCTAAAGAAACAACTATGAGTGCAGGGGTCACTGTTTTAATAAGCCAACTTTTTGAAAGTATCGAGAGGATGGCTGACTGGTGTGAAGACGCTTGCGACCAGGTTAGAATAATTGTCGTTCGTCGATAACAGCATAGGAGGTGCAAGCATACGCCGAAAATTACAATTGAAGTGCGCGAGCTTCGCGATAAGGCCGACGGTGAAACGGTAAAGGATTTGATAAGTTTTCTGGAAAAAAGAATAGATGCAGAAGTGAAAGTTGCAGGTCGCGAGATTACCATAGATGAAGAGAATGCTCCTTCCAAGGCATATTTGCGGGTGCTTATCAGAAAATTCCTGCATCAAATGGAGCTGAAAGAAGACTTCCGCGTGATCTCAAGCAAAGAAAACGTTTTCACCATCAAAGAAAGGAAAGGAGCTAGAGAAGAATAGGCTTTATTATTGTTCAGCAGGCAGAATGGAAATCATTTGACTCTTCGTTGTTCTTTTCGCTTCTTTTCAAATGTATCATGGACCCTCAAGAGATATCCGCGTGCCGTCCACGTTTTCTTATGAGCGTCAAATAGTTCAGTTGCTTTCATATTGTCTTTTGCCTCTCGAAGCAGGTTCTGGACAGATGAAAGAATAGAGCTTATCTCAACTTGTTTTGAATGCGAGTCAATTTTCCATGAAGAACTTTCAGATTCGTTTTGATGCATGAGGGAAAAAAGAAAAAGGGCATATTCTAAATCGGCACCTGCTCGCCAAACGAGATTTACCAAGTTTTTTTCATCTTTTTTTGCGAGGGCCTTCATTGAACCCTCAAGGCGGTTTATCGCAGACGCTATGGACTCAACTATCTTCTCTTGCTTCATCTTCTATCATCCAAATATCTCGAAAGTTTTAAGTGATGTGTGCTTTAAGCTTTTAGTTCAAGGAGGACGAGCACTCGTGCGTGATAAGACGTTAGGTGCGCTTATGTGTATTCTAGGCGTGCTTGCTATGACTGGATATTTTTGTTGGCTTTTCCTAGCGCCCCAAGATTTGGTTTTTTTGGGAAGACCGCTTAGCGATTGGGCGGTAATCGTTCCAGTCGTAATCATCGTTTACGTGTTTCTCTTCATTGTAGTGTGGATTGGTTGGACAATGGTTTCCACGCCGCCACCATTGCCAGTTGCTCCAAAAAGCTCTGAGGAGAAAAAAGAAACTGAAAAGAAAGAATAACTGATCATCTAGAGTCAAAGGAAATAAGATTTATCATTTTGTTTCAACTTGTGATTTAGGAGGGTTCAAGGGTGGTCGGTCGACGTTGTCCAAAGTGTGGGGGACGACTGCGTTATCTAACGGGCTTGTGGTACTGCGGTAATTGTGACAAATGTTTTGATGTACGTCAGACAAAGCTTAGTGCCCGAGCAAAAGCAGAATGCGTGAGACCGTAGCCAACAGCAAATTTTAGAGATGAAGCTCTCTCTATGTGATTACCTTTCCATAGAAGCTTTGCTTATGCCGGCTTCTTTCTCCACCCGTATAACGTGTTCTGCTTTCTCGGCAAACGCTTCACTGTGGGTCACAGCGATTATTTGTTCGATGGCTTTTAGGCGGGAAATGGCTTCAGCTAACCTGTCAACTGAACCGTCTTCTCTCCCTAAACTCTCTGTCGGTTCATCTAAGAGAAGTAGATAAAGCCCATGACCAGTTCTTGACTGCATAATTAGTTGGCCGAGGCCGAGGCGATATGCGAATGCAAGTAGCGTTCGTTCTCCGCCTGAGAGGTTAGAAACTTCTCGTTCATACCCCTCCTCGCTCTTAATAATAGGCGTGTATGTTTCATCAATCTTAACGGTTAAAATTGGGCCTTCCGGCCCGCTGAGATCGTCTAATACGTGTTGAACCATTCGTTCTAGGTAAGTGACGAACTCGCTTCGCAGTTTGGGTTGAATACTTCTGTAGGCGCCTCGTATATCGTCCATGACGCGGAGAAGCTTTTCGATATTCTCCATTCGTTTAATCTTTTGTTGTGCATGGTCTAAACGTTCTCTGAGGGTATCTATTCTCAACGCGATGTCTCTCTTTCGAGTTTCCTTTATTTCTAACTTAGACTTCACCGCGGAATATTGCTCAAATGTTGTGTCACGAAGTTTTCGAGTAGATTCAAGTTCGTCGATGTCGAATTTGGTGATTTCTGCACGCGCGGCGTCAAGTTGACTTCGAAGCGATTTTTCTTTCTGTTGTTTGTCTTCAAAGTCTGTGGAAAGTTTGTTTAAGGATCCATGTTCCTCTTGGATTCGCTCTTTTGTTTCTTCAATTCGAGGGGTAAGTAGCTGTAAGTTTGAGACAACAAAGTTGACGACGCTGCGTAATCCTTCCAGTTCGTCAAAGTTCTTCTGAAGTTCAACAAGTCTGTTTTCACGTTCAGCGTTTTCTTTATCAAGTCGTTCAAGAAGGCTTTTCTTGTACTCTCCAGTGAGATTTTGAAGGCATAGTGGGCATTTGTTTTCGGTTGTTAAGCTTGAAATGCGCTTTTTAGAGGTTTGTGTTTCTTTTTTAGCAGCCTCCTGTTCGCCTCCAATGCTTGTCATCTGATTTTCAAGAGTCACAAGATATTTCCTGAGCTCTTTGATTGTTTGGTCAGGTTTTAGTCCCACTTCTTGGAGCTTTTTTCGATGCGACTTCTGTTGGGCTTCTATTGATGTTAGGCGTTCTTCAAGGTCGTGGATGAATGTTTTCTTCTTTTCGATTTCATCCGCTAACTTTGCACATGTGTCTTCAATGTTGGCAACGTTTGCTTGCAATTCTGCCTCTCTTCTACGCAACTTATCTGTTTGTTTCCTTAATTTCTCAAGGCTCTGAAGACGTGAAGTTGCTTCATTGAAGGCGGCTTCGGTTTGAACAAGCTTCTTTCTCAAGCCTTCAAGTTCATTTTCAATCAGCGAAAACTCTTCAACCGACTTGTTGTACTCGGTTTGAAGCTTTTCCATTCCAACTACGTCGAAGTCACGTTCGTAGGCTCTCTTTTCACCTTGATATTCTTTTTGAAATCCAGCTATACCGCTCCATGCGACTTCATAATCGGAAAGTCCAAACATTTGGTCCATCTTTTTCTGTCGTTGCCGCGGGGTCATGTTCAGCATTTCTTTTAGATGCTCTTGACGCACCCATACAACCTCACGAAAGAGGTCTTTGTCAAGGCCGGTTAGTGCCTTCAATTGTTCAACGACAGCTTCTCCCTTTGAGCTTGCGATTAATTTGTCCTCTTCAAAGAATTTGAGCTGTTCCATGTCTTGGCTGATGCCTTTATCATGTCTTCGAAGACCTCTCAGAATCCTGTAATTTTTTCCGTTGTGAATAAAGTGCATAGTTACCTTGCCTACGTCTGCTCCTTCTCTGAGAATATAGTCGTAGCTTCTTCCGAGTGGGTCTCCGAAAAGGGCAAAATCAATAGCGTAGAGAACGGTTGACTTGCCACGTCCCAAGCCGCCGACAAGACAGTTGAAACCTCTGGCAAATGGAACCTCCGTTTTTACGTGAGATCGAATGTTTTCAAGCTGCACAGTTTTAATTCTCATGAGAGAAAGCCTCCAACGTTTCCTTCACCTTTTTTTCTTCTTTTCCCACTAACGGTTCAAGTAGGTCAACGGCGAGTCTTGCCGCTCTTTCAGCCTCTTCCTGAGCGTAGCGGTCACGGAAGATTTCGAAAAAGTATTCGAACGCCTTCGTTTTGAGGTCTTTCAATTCGCCTTCGAATATGGAGCGGATTAGCTCTTCAGTGATTTCTGTTTCTCTTAACCGAACAAGTGGGTGTACAGTGAGCGCCCTTCTCGCCGCATTTCTGATCTTGGTGATGTCAATCTCTCCGCGTCCAGCTTCGACTGGCAACGCTCCCTTCAATATAGGTACAATTACTGCTCCGGCTTCATCAGCCTCTTTTACTGCTTGTACCACCATCTTGGTTATTTTTTGCGGAGTTGAGCCCGTGTAGTCACGTTCCAAGACGATGA
Protein-coding sequences here:
- a CDS encoding ABC transporter ATP-binding protein, whose product is MPEVQLVNVTKTFEKGKIVAVDDVSFRVQDKEYFSLIGPSGCGKTTLLRIVAGLVQPDEGEIHIENKLVNPIPPEDRCIGFVFQTYALFPHMNVWDNVTYGPRVKAWGNKERTRIGREMLEMVRLYERLDALPSELSGGMMQRVALARALAAGAKLLLLDEPLGALDAKIRFELRYELRKFVKDLGLTAIHVTHDQGEAMAISDRIAVMRKGKILQVGTPQELYMKPQHIFVAHFIGESNFLEGYITEVDKNGSLVKLRGRLTVHVSDKTKNKGERVVLMVRPETFKMEEGRKKRVNSMFGHIEKFRFEGTNIRYEVILENEDRIAIIRPTLIGEWFNVGDKVTVSFSPNKSYIFTYPSKGLREELTLE
- a CDS encoding iron ABC transporter permease, which produces MKVGERKSGRKIDLGDSAFTKFLDSLSSKPIIRYMVYSCAVVSFFGLILIPPILGILLKWNTMGQIFENPDLMSRATTAISSSFAIAIFVSLIDLAAGLPLAWFITRGRSRWLNVLDTFTDIPFVVPTVTLGYSLLLFWSGPEGVSSLFEGSLVSPGWLLIILLHFTFSFPVVVRVMVGGLLDYERTYEEAARTLGAAPLTADRTITLPILKPSLIASFTLAFARSISETGATMMVAGAFENGPVLINNLKTAGETGYEGALVFVSFILIAVSCLMFLVIRLLGTRLKIPLKTIRPAIERKLSDPSVVTLRNGVTLLIFLVLVLIPSLFVALPAIQAISDGTINQAITATGVWEGYWQSLGLSYFVGTVATILNVILGLPMAVLIARRRIGTLSSTILDVLVNVPMIVPSIALGISLSFFWKNFAFFPEIWLLILVHMSITYPYFVRSAASAVERISIDLEEAARTLGSRPFTVFRTIILPLTKYSLLAGAIMVFTRSISETGATLAVVTELQTVPVLLVSWVKLGMSPSEIGLGCGFLIVLSFIILLILRLVARGHQHA
- a CDS encoding DUF47 family protein gives rise to the protein MSELLKWFEKRREEKVLTMTQQHLAMTMSIAEDLERAVKAATSNDEKRKKLCINRVAEAEKEADKLRREIMDELARGELSPTDREDLMHLVKRVDMVADWSRESTRILNVIPMEKVPENLKKALEAADQVERQEEKVDDLYENARLLLAKETTMSAGVTVLISQLFESIERMADWCEDACDQVRIIVVRR
- a CDS encoding SMC family ATPase, giving the protein MRIKTVQLENIRSHVKTEVPFARGFNCLVGGLGRGKSTVLYAIDFALFGDPLGRSYDYILREGADVGKVTMHFIHNGKNYRILRGLRRHDKGISQDMEQLKFFEEDKLIASSKGEAVVEQLKALTGLDKDLFREVVWVRQEHLKEMLNMTPRQRQKKMDQMFGLSDYEVAWSGIAGFQKEYQGEKRAYERDFDVVGMEKLQTEYNKSVEEFSLIENELEGLRKKLVQTEAAFNEATSRLQSLEKLRKQTDKLRRREAELQANVANIEDTCAKLADEIEKKKTFIHDLEERLTSIEAQQKSHRKKLQEVGLKPDQTIKELRKYLVTLENQMTSIGGEQEAAKKETQTSKKRISSLTTENKCPLCLQNLTGEYKKSLLERLDKENAERENRLVELQKNFDELEGLRSVVNFVVSNLQLLTPRIEETKERIQEEHGSLNKLSTDFEDKQQKEKSLRSQLDAARAEITKFDIDELESTRKLRDTTFEQYSAVKSKLEIKETRKRDIALRIDTLRERLDHAQQKIKRMENIEKLLRVMDDIRGAYRSIQPKLRSEFVTYLERMVQHVLDDLSGPEGPILTVKIDETYTPIIKSEEGYEREVSNLSGGERTLLAFAYRLGLGQLIMQSRTGHGLYLLLLDEPTESLGREDGSVDRLAEAISRLKAIEQIIAVTHSEAFAEKAEHVIRVEKEAGISKASMER
- a CDS encoding adenylosuccinate synthetase, which produces MSCTVVVCGFFGDTGKGKVISYLSLKDKITVTARAGVGPNAGHTVVYEGKEYKLRMLPSAFVYNECRLLIGPGVLVNPEILLNEIQLTKSEDRVGVDRQCAVIESRHIEADKKGELAKKIKTTGSGSGPCNAERALRTVKLTRDLPALERFLTDVPAEVNRAIDEGKNVLIEGTQGTYLSLFHGTYPYCTSKDVTASAACSDVGVGPTKVNDVILVFKAYTTRVGAGPLQGELSWEEAEKRGWAEVATVTGRRRRAAPFDYELAKRAVMLNGATQAAITKIDILFPECKGVKSYEELSQKSKNFIENVEKEIKVPVTLVGTGPGTREIVDRRA
- a CDS encoding nitroreductase family protein, with translation MDVLEAIRQRRSIRAYTNEEVSEENIEKLIDAATWAPSAGNIQPWEFVIVRDAGTKRRLSTAALDQRFIEEAPVVIVVCANEARSGRRYDQRGRTLYCLQDTAAATQNILLTAYALGLGTCWIGAFHEEGVKKALNTPTGMRPVAIIPVGHPAEKPQAPPKRSKGEIIHYESF